The Sulfitobacter guttiformis genome contains a region encoding:
- a CDS encoding FtsB family cell division protein: MSKPAFGPLFFFAIAFALSLYFMFAAVQGDFGLFRRAEILAEANDMRNQLVQVRAEVAEMENLTRRLSDDYLDLDLLDEQARSVLGLLRTDEIVIR; the protein is encoded by the coding sequence ATGAGCAAACCCGCATTCGGACCACTCTTTTTCTTTGCGATTGCTTTTGCGCTGAGCCTTTACTTTATGTTTGCGGCTGTTCAGGGCGATTTCGGTCTTTTCCGTCGCGCCGAAATACTGGCCGAAGCCAACGATATGCGTAACCAGCTGGTGCAGGTGCGCGCTGAAGTGGCCGAGATGGAAAACCTCACCCGCCGCCTTTCGGACGATTATCTCGATCTTGACTTGCTCGACGAGCAGGCCCGCTCGGTCCTTGGGTTGCTGCGCACCGACGAGATTGTTATCCGTTAA
- a CDS encoding pyruvate dehydrogenase complex dihydrolipoamide acetyltransferase yields MPTEILMPALSPTMEEGTLAKWLVKEGDTVASGDVMCEIETDKATMEFEAVDEGVIGKILIAEGTEGVKVNTAIAVLLEEGESAGDIAEASPPKAEASSKVAPAEASDATAPAKGHGRGETDATPEPTPAAGNKSDGNRLFASPLARRIAAQKGLDLTQVKGSGPHGRIVKADVEGLEKSEATPAQATKSDTPNAVSAAASMPAGASSDTIAKMYADREYEEITLNGMRKTIAARLTEAKQTVPHFYLRRDIQLDALMAFRAQLNKQLEPRGVKLSVNDFIIKACALALQQVPDANAVWAGDKVFKLKPSDVAVAVAIEGGLFTPVLKDAEMKSLSALSAEMKDLAARARDRKLAPHEYQGGSFAISNLGMFGIDNFDAVINPPHGAILAVGAGTKKPVVGADGALGIATVMSVTLSVDHRVIDGALGAELLNAIKDNLEAPMTMLA; encoded by the coding sequence ATGCCCACAGAAATCCTCATGCCCGCCCTCTCGCCGACAATGGAAGAAGGCACGCTGGCCAAATGGCTGGTCAAGGAAGGCGACACTGTCGCTTCCGGTGATGTGATGTGCGAAATCGAAACTGACAAGGCGACGATGGAGTTCGAGGCGGTCGACGAAGGGGTGATCGGGAAAATCCTGATCGCCGAAGGCACCGAAGGGGTCAAGGTCAACACCGCTATCGCAGTGCTGCTCGAAGAGGGCGAAAGCGCTGGCGATATCGCAGAGGCCTCACCACCCAAGGCAGAGGCATCCAGTAAGGTAGCGCCTGCCGAGGCGTCGGATGCCACCGCCCCTGCAAAAGGCCATGGACGTGGTGAAACAGATGCGACGCCAGAGCCAACACCCGCAGCAGGAAACAAGAGCGACGGCAACAGGCTGTTTGCTTCACCGCTTGCACGGCGGATTGCGGCGCAAAAGGGTCTCGACCTGACGCAGGTAAAGGGCTCGGGCCCACACGGCCGGATCGTAAAAGCGGATGTGGAGGGTCTTGAAAAATCAGAAGCCACCCCTGCTCAAGCGACCAAAAGCGACACGCCAAACGCGGTATCCGCTGCGGCGTCCATGCCGGCCGGTGCATCAAGTGATACAATCGCCAAGATGTATGCAGACCGGGAATACGAAGAGATCACGCTGAACGGGATGCGCAAAACCATTGCCGCGCGCCTCACCGAAGCCAAGCAGACGGTGCCGCACTTCTATCTGCGCCGGGACATCCAGCTCGATGCGCTGATGGCGTTCCGCGCACAACTCAACAAACAGCTTGAGCCACGGGGGGTGAAGCTGTCGGTGAATGACTTCATCATCAAGGCCTGCGCTCTGGCGCTGCAACAGGTGCCCGATGCGAATGCCGTCTGGGCAGGTGACAAAGTGTTCAAGCTCAAGCCATCGGATGTGGCCGTGGCCGTTGCCATTGAGGGCGGGCTCTTCACTCCTGTGCTCAAGGATGCTGAAATGAAATCACTCTCGGCACTGAGTGCGGAGATGAAAGACCTCGCGGCCCGCGCCCGTGATCGCAAACTTGCACCGCATGAATACCAAGGTGGCAGCTTTGCAATCTCCAATCTTGGGATGTTCGGTATCGATAACTTTGATGCTGTGATCAACCCGCCGCACGGGGCAATCCTTGCTGTGGGGGCGGGTACGAAAAAGCCTGTCGTCGGCGCAGACGGCGCGCTGGGGATTGCTACGGTAATGTCGGTTACCCTGTCTGTAGACCACCGTGTGATCGACGGCGCATTAGGCGCAGAGCTTCTGAATGCGATCAAGGATAACCTCGAAGCGCCGATGACCATGTTGGCCTAA
- the pdhA gene encoding pyruvate dehydrogenase (acetyl-transferring) E1 component subunit alpha — MAAKKPASKTTPSNVSAEELKAYYKDMLLIRRFEEKAGQLYGMGLIGGFCHLYIGQEAVVVGLEATAKEGDKRITSYRDHGHMLACGMDPKGVMAELTGREGGYSKGKGGSMHMFSKEKHFYGGHGIVAAQVPLGAGLAFSDKYKGNDNVTFTYFGDGAANQGQVYEAYNMAEIWDLPCIFVIENNQYAMGTSTKRSTHSPSYWERGAAYGIQGEEVDGMDVLAVKAAGETAVAHCRAGKGPYILEIKTYRYRGHSMSDPAKYRTREEVQKMRSERDPIEAIRTLLLTGKHATEDDLKAIDKEIKAVVNESAEFAKESPEPHLDELWTDIYATEVPQEA, encoded by the coding sequence ATGGCCGCTAAAAAGCCTGCGTCAAAGACGACGCCATCCAATGTCTCAGCCGAAGAGCTGAAGGCCTATTACAAGGACATGTTGCTGATCCGCCGGTTCGAGGAAAAGGCGGGGCAACTCTACGGGATGGGTCTGATTGGCGGCTTTTGTCACCTCTATATCGGTCAGGAAGCGGTTGTTGTGGGCCTTGAGGCGACGGCAAAGGAAGGTGACAAGCGCATTACATCCTACCGCGATCACGGTCATATGCTGGCCTGCGGTATGGATCCCAAGGGTGTCATGGCCGAGTTGACGGGTCGCGAGGGCGGCTACTCCAAGGGTAAGGGCGGCTCGATGCACATGTTCTCGAAAGAGAAGCATTTTTACGGCGGCCACGGCATTGTTGCAGCGCAGGTGCCGCTGGGCGCGGGTCTGGCCTTCTCGGACAAGTACAAAGGCAATGACAATGTTACATTCACCTACTTTGGTGATGGTGCAGCAAATCAGGGTCAGGTTTACGAAGCCTACAACATGGCAGAGATTTGGGATCTGCCTTGTATCTTTGTGATTGAAAACAACCAATACGCGATGGGCACCTCGACCAAACGTTCCACTCACTCCCCCAGCTATTGGGAGCGCGGTGCCGCCTATGGCATTCAGGGCGAAGAAGTGGACGGTATGGATGTGCTGGCAGTAAAGGCAGCGGGCGAGACTGCTGTGGCGCACTGCCGTGCGGGCAAAGGCCCCTATATTCTGGAAATCAAAACCTACCGGTACCGCGGCCATTCGATGTCAGATCCGGCCAAATACCGGACCCGCGAGGAAGTGCAGAAGATGCGCAGCGAGCGTGATCCGATTGAGGCGATACGCACACTCCTTCTTACTGGTAAGCACGCGACCGAAGATGATCTGAAGGCGATCGACAAGGAAATAAAAGCCGTGGTGAACGAGAGCGCCGAGTTCGCCAAAGAGAGCCCCGAGCCGCACCTCGACGAGCTGTGGACCGATATTTACGCAACCGAAGTCCCGCAGGAGGCCTGA
- a CDS encoding pyruvate dehydrogenase complex E1 component subunit beta, which yields MATEILMPALSPTMEEGTLAKWLVKEGDKVSSGDVMAEIETDKATMEFEAVDEGVMGKILIAEGTEGVKVNTAIAILLEEGEDASALETATEKPATAPVPVDKEQSSETAPAAGMAHPAPKTDRTPDWPEGTKLKQQTVREALRDGMSEEMRRDDSVFLIGEEVGEYQGAYKISQGMLDEFGAKRVIDTPITEHGFAGIATGAAFGGLRPIVEFMTFNFAMQAIDQIINSAAKTLYMSGGQMGAPMVFRGPNGAAARVGAQHSQDYAAWYMQIPGLKVAMPYSASDYKGLMKTAIRDPNPVIFLENEILYGRTFDVPDMDDYTVPFGKARIWREGDDVTIVSFGIGMTYALEAAEKLAEDGINAEVIDLRTLRPMDTDAILKSVMKTNRLVTVEEGWPQGSVGSYISSVVMQEAFDYLDAPVICCTGKDVPMPYAANLEKHALVTTAEVIEAVKKVTYK from the coding sequence ATGGCAACTGAAATTCTTATGCCCGCCCTGAGCCCCACCATGGAAGAAGGCACGCTGGCCAAATGGCTGGTCAAGGAGGGCGACAAGGTCTCCTCCGGTGATGTTATGGCGGAAATTGAAACAGACAAGGCTACGATGGAGTTCGAGGCCGTGGATGAAGGCGTCATGGGGAAAATCCTCATCGCCGAGGGCACGGAAGGCGTAAAGGTCAATACGGCGATTGCGATCTTGCTGGAGGAAGGCGAGGACGCTTCGGCATTAGAAACCGCAACCGAGAAACCAGCCACAGCACCGGTGCCCGTTGATAAAGAGCAATCGTCAGAGACTGCACCCGCTGCGGGGATGGCGCACCCTGCCCCTAAAACAGATAGGACACCCGACTGGCCCGAAGGCACCAAACTCAAACAACAGACTGTGCGCGAGGCATTGCGCGATGGCATGTCCGAAGAAATGCGCCGCGACGATTCTGTATTCTTGATAGGTGAGGAAGTCGGTGAGTATCAGGGTGCCTACAAGATTTCCCAAGGTATGCTGGACGAGTTTGGCGCCAAGCGCGTCATCGACACGCCCATCACCGAGCATGGCTTTGCCGGAATTGCCACAGGTGCGGCGTTCGGCGGACTGCGCCCCATTGTAGAATTCATGACCTTCAACTTCGCAATGCAGGCGATTGACCAGATCATCAACTCGGCTGCCAAGACGCTGTATATGTCCGGTGGACAGATGGGCGCACCCATGGTGTTCCGCGGGCCTAACGGTGCCGCGGCGCGTGTCGGGGCACAGCACAGCCAAGATTACGCAGCCTGGTATATGCAGATTCCAGGTCTGAAGGTTGCAATGCCCTACTCTGCTTCGGATTATAAAGGTCTCATGAAAACAGCGATCCGTGATCCCAACCCAGTGATCTTTCTCGAGAATGAAATCCTTTATGGTCGCACCTTTGATGTGCCGGACATGGACGATTACACCGTGCCATTCGGTAAGGCGCGGATATGGCGCGAGGGTGACGACGTGACTATCGTAAGCTTTGGCATCGGTATGACCTATGCCCTTGAGGCGGCGGAAAAGTTGGCCGAGGACGGGATCAACGCCGAGGTGATTGACCTGCGCACCCTGCGTCCGATGGACACTGATGCGATCCTGAAATCGGTGATGAAAACCAACCGGTTGGTGACAGTCGAAGAAGGCTGGCCTCAGGGGTCCGTTGGCAGCTATATCAGCTCGGTTGTGATGCAGGAGGCATTTGACTATCTCGACGCCCCTGTGATCTGCTGCACCGGTAAGGACGTTCCGATGCCCTATGCCGCCAACCTTGAGAAACATGCACTTGTGACGACCGCCGAGGTGATCGAGGCCGTCAAAAAAGTTACCTATAAATAA